From a region of the Pieris rapae chromosome 22, ilPieRapa1.1, whole genome shotgun sequence genome:
- the LOC110992865 gene encoding cysteine--tRNA ligase, cytoplasmic produces MSKRSQPSWKPPVRQDRNPVLKLYNSLTRQKEEFICSNGNRINWYSCGPTVYDASHMGHARSYISFDILRRVLCNYFGYDILFVMNITDIDDKIIKRARQNYLYEKYIEEDKSLDNLLNDSTTVLSYYEEVVNNTADQDKRSSLQKLFENVAKAINELKLAVESKNEGKISIAKNEMLKSAKDPFSEWLDSKYGAEVKDNAIFAKLARYWENEFNKDMKALNVLPPDVLTRVSEYVPQIVVFIQKIIENGLAYESNGSVYFNVSAFDSNDKHHYARLVPEAYGDTKSLQEGEGDLMDENVEKKSANDFALWKRSKAGEPSWDSPWGKGRPGWHIECSAMAGDVCGSNLDIHTGGVDLKFPHHDNELAQSEAHFDKPGWVNYFLHTGHLTIAGCKMSKSFKNFVTISDALQRHTSRQLRIAFLLHGWKDTLDYSDNTMEMAIQTEKLFNEFFLTVKDALRSGYDDGCGGCWDDFEQQLSNKLTSVKAQVHAALCDNIDTRSAIDALRELVGACHVYLRQTSPRPSPLLASAARYVTDILHTFGAIEGPRGLIGFPVGDANNAGVEEAVMSYLEALSTFRGNVRDAARTAGATDVLALCDALRDVVLPELGVRLEDKPDRTIVKLVSKEEIAREREEKKRIEAEKQRKKEELLKAQKAKEEQKKIPPQEMFLRDTDKYSQFDDKGLPTHDLEGKEISKGALKKLQKLQQAQEKKYNEYLASINS; encoded by the exons GGTCATGCgag atcatatatatcatttgatattttaagacGGGTGCTATGTAACTATTTTGGGTACGATATCCTATTTGTAATGAACATTACAGATAtagatgataaaataattaaaagagctagacaaaattatttatatgagaaaTACATTGAAGAGGATAAAAGTTTAGATAATTTGTTGAATGATTCTACAACAGTATTATCTTACTATGAAGAAGTTGTAAATAATACTGCTGATCAAGATAAAAGGAGTAGCTTACAAAAGCTTTTTGAAAA tgtTGCTAAGGCAATAAATGAATTGAAACTTGCAGTTGAATCTAAAAATGAAGGAAAAATATCTATAGCTAAGAACGAAATGTTAAAATCAGCTAAAGATCCTTTCTCTGAATGGTTGGATAGTAAATATGGTGCTGAAGTTAAGGACAATGCAATATTTGCAAAATTGGCAAGATATTGGGAAAACGAGTTCAATAAAGATATGAAGGCacttaat gtattGCCTCCAGATGTATTGACAAGAGTTAGTGAATATGTACCAcaaattgttgtatttatacaaaaaataattgaaaatggtTTAGCATATGAATCTAATGgttcagtatattttaatgtcagtGCCTTTGATAGCAATGACAAGCATCATTATGCACGGCTCGTCCCAGAGGCATATGGGGATACTAAAAGTTTACAGGAAGGAGAAG GTGACTTAATGGATGAgaatgttgaaaaaaaatctgcaAATGACTTTGCTTTGTGGAAGCGCAGTAAGGCCGGTGAACCTTCATGGGATTCCCCTTGGGGAAAAGGTCGACCAGGTTGGCATATTGAATGCTCGGCCATGGCTGGTGATGTTTGTGGGTCCAATTTAGATATACACACTGGAGGTGTGGATTTGAAATTCCCACATCATGATAATGAGCTGGCCCAGAGCGAG GCTCACTTTGATAAACCAGGTTGGGTTAACTATTTCCTACACACGGGTCATCTAACAATAGCTGGGTGTAAAATGTCGAAATCTTTTAAGAACTTTGTCACAATATCAGATGCGTTACAACGCCACACATCTAGACAATTGCGAATCGCGTTTCTGTTGCACGGATGGAAGGATACCCTGGATTACTCCGATAACACCATGGAAATGGCTATCCAAACGGAAAAGTTGTTTAAT gaATTTTTCTTAACTGTAAAAGACGCTTTGCGCAGTGGCTACGATGATGGCTGTGGAGGCTGCTGGGACGACTTTGAGCAACAGCTTTCGAACAAGCTCACATCTGTTAAAGCACAAGTCCATGCAGCTTTGTGTG ATAACATAGACACCCGCAGCGCAATAGACGCGTTACGGGAGCTAGTTGGGGCGTGTCACGTGTACTTGAGACAGACCAGTCCTAGGCCCTCGCCCCTTCTCGCCTCTGCCGCGAGATATGTCACGGACATATTGCATACGTTCGGGGCCATTGAAGGACCTAGAGGCCTCATTGGGTTCCCTGTGGGAGACGCCAATAATGCTGGC GTGGAGGAAGCAGTGATGTCCTACCTGGAAGCTCTGAGCACGTTCCGCGGTAACGTACGCGACGCAGCGCGTACGGCCGGCGCGACGGACGTGCTCGCACTCTGCGACGCACTCAGAGATGTTGTCTTACCAGAACTGGGTGTGCGGCTTGAAGATAAACCAG aTCGCACAATCGTCAAGCTGGTAAGCAAGGAAGAGATTGCGCGGGAACGAGAAGAGAAGAAGAGGATCGAAGCagagaaacaaagaaaaaaggaAGAGTTATTGAAGGCGCAGAAAGCGAAGGAAGAACAGAAGAAGATACCGCCGCAAGAGATGTTCCTGCGGGATACTGACAAGTACTCCCAGTTTGATGATAAG GGCCTTCCGACCCACGATCTAGAAGGCAAAGAAATCAGCAAAGGCGCTTTGAAGAAACTGCAGAAACTCCAGCAGGCACAGGAGaagaaatataatgaatatctCGCCTcaattaatagttaa